A part of Augochlora pura isolate Apur16 chromosome 1, APUR_v2.2.1, whole genome shotgun sequence genomic DNA contains:
- the LOC144468882 gene encoding uncharacterized protein LOC144468882 isoform X2 — MAKKTVPAALQTEISNNEDWEKLLQKTGLIVVDVYSEWSGPCTGMVSILKKIKMEIGGDALSYATAKCDNITDLERFQGKSEPIWMFIHNGRMINLMFGAQCPQLLKMLTTELQRVQNGDEHEFSLQVSERSPEEVKQLKVIEEARIAKEAAKKARKEAEAVARYEAEMLHLTTSLKNETCLLLYPWLFKDEEDHKRDKKSSPPYVELVEEILPGNYIVEQEIRKRLNDDILDKLFNESDYVLPQNHKNLLLDGKCMFMRLKVAEEKPDVDIHTELMSLLFGEPELPREETIFTEECYAGRHRPASTPPENETVIFPIAWTPLNSRNKAIVYRTIFTTYTNKTYPYEDKAANVPIVVFKYDYTRKNELEIVLQEFEDEVVNFGIFESDKPPDAKMIARSISEFEENTRERTGYETFVCVVKKVGCEAFLGFAGIGPYHVSENPEKGSEESQLYFPDVTGLEETQSDDDEKPEEVPENPEENNEPQT, encoded by the exons ATGGCCAAGAAAACGGTACCAGCGGCACTGCAGAccgaaatttcaaataatgaagACTGGGAGAAGCTTCTGCAGAAGACCGGTTTAATAG TGGTGGACGTTTATTCGGAATGGAGCGGACCATGCACGGGGATGGTGAGCATcctgaagaaaattaaaatggaaatcggTGGAGACGCGCTAAGTTATGCCACG GCAAAGTGTGACAACATCACGGATCTAGAACGCTTCCAAGGAAAAAGCGAACCGATTTGGATGTTCATTCAc AATGGACGGATGATAAATCTCATGTTCGGCGCCCAGTGTCCGCAATTGCTGAAGATGTTAACGACAGAGTTACAGAGGGTACAAAATGGCGATGAACATGA ATTTTCATTACAAGTGTCTGAAAGGAGTCCAGAAGAAGTAAAGCAATTGAAAGTGATCGAAGAAGCTAGGATAGCTAAAGAAGCGGCGAAGAAGGCCCGGAAAG AAGCCGAAGCAGTAGCGCGGTACGAAGCAGAAATGCTTCACTTAACTACGTCTTTAAAGAACGAAACCTGTCTCCTACTTTACCCATGGCTTTTTAAAGATGAAGAGGACCATAAGAGGGACAAAAAATCTAGTCCACCATATGTAGAATTAGTTGAAGAGATACTACCAGGGAACTATATCGTTGAACAGGAAATACGGAAGCGGCTCAACGATGACATCCTCGACAAACTTTTCAACgaa TCAGATTACGTATTGCCACAAAATCACAAGAATTTATTACTGGATGGAAAATGCATGTTCATGAGATTGAAAGTGGCCGAAGAGAAACCGGATGTTGATATCCATACAGAATTGATGAGTCTACTGTTTGGTGAACCAGAATTGCCGCGTgaggaaacaattttcacaGAAGAATG TTATGCCGGTCGACATAGACCCGCCTCCACACCACCGGAAAATGAAACCGTGATTTTCCCAATCGCATGGACACCGCTAAATTCTAGAAACAAGGCAATCGTTTACCGCACGATTTTCACGACGTACACAAATAAAACATATCCA TATGAAGACAAGGCTGCAAACGTACCCATAGTGGTATTCAAGTACGATTACACGCGAAAAAATGAGTTGGAGATAGTTCTACAAGAATTTGAAGACGAAGTAGTTAACTTTGGTATTTTTGAATCTGATAAACCGCCGGATGCAAAAATGATTGCTAGAAGTATCAGtgaattcgaagaaaatactAGAGAAAGAACCGG GTACGAGACTTTTGTGTGTGTGGTGAAGAAAGTAGGATGTGAAGCCTTTTTAGGGTTCGCCGGTATTGGACCGTATCATGTGAGTGAAAATCCGGAAAAGGGTTCGGAGGAATCGCAGTTATATTTTCCGGATGTTACTGGTTTAGAGGAAACACAGTCGGATGATGATGAAAAACCGGAGGAAGTGCCAGAGAATCctgaagaaaataatgagCCACAAACATGA
- the LOC144468882 gene encoding uncharacterized protein LOC144468882 isoform X1, with translation MMRRKRGGLKSSRKMAKKTVPAALQTEISNNEDWEKLLQKTGLIVVDVYSEWSGPCTGMVSILKKIKMEIGGDALSYATAKCDNITDLERFQGKSEPIWMFIHNGRMINLMFGAQCPQLLKMLTTELQRVQNGDEHEFSLQVSERSPEEVKQLKVIEEARIAKEAAKKARKEAEAVARYEAEMLHLTTSLKNETCLLLYPWLFKDEEDHKRDKKSSPPYVELVEEILPGNYIVEQEIRKRLNDDILDKLFNESDYVLPQNHKNLLLDGKCMFMRLKVAEEKPDVDIHTELMSLLFGEPELPREETIFTEECYAGRHRPASTPPENETVIFPIAWTPLNSRNKAIVYRTIFTTYTNKTYPYEDKAANVPIVVFKYDYTRKNELEIVLQEFEDEVVNFGIFESDKPPDAKMIARSISEFEENTRERTGYETFVCVVKKVGCEAFLGFAGIGPYHVSENPEKGSEESQLYFPDVTGLEETQSDDDEKPEEVPENPEENNEPQT, from the exons ATGATGCGCCGGAAAAGG gGTGGTTTAAAGTCCTCGCGAAAAATGGCCAAGAAAACGGTACCAGCGGCACTGCAGAccgaaatttcaaataatgaagACTGGGAGAAGCTTCTGCAGAAGACCGGTTTAATAG TGGTGGACGTTTATTCGGAATGGAGCGGACCATGCACGGGGATGGTGAGCATcctgaagaaaattaaaatggaaatcggTGGAGACGCGCTAAGTTATGCCACG GCAAAGTGTGACAACATCACGGATCTAGAACGCTTCCAAGGAAAAAGCGAACCGATTTGGATGTTCATTCAc AATGGACGGATGATAAATCTCATGTTCGGCGCCCAGTGTCCGCAATTGCTGAAGATGTTAACGACAGAGTTACAGAGGGTACAAAATGGCGATGAACATGA ATTTTCATTACAAGTGTCTGAAAGGAGTCCAGAAGAAGTAAAGCAATTGAAAGTGATCGAAGAAGCTAGGATAGCTAAAGAAGCGGCGAAGAAGGCCCGGAAAG AAGCCGAAGCAGTAGCGCGGTACGAAGCAGAAATGCTTCACTTAACTACGTCTTTAAAGAACGAAACCTGTCTCCTACTTTACCCATGGCTTTTTAAAGATGAAGAGGACCATAAGAGGGACAAAAAATCTAGTCCACCATATGTAGAATTAGTTGAAGAGATACTACCAGGGAACTATATCGTTGAACAGGAAATACGGAAGCGGCTCAACGATGACATCCTCGACAAACTTTTCAACgaa TCAGATTACGTATTGCCACAAAATCACAAGAATTTATTACTGGATGGAAAATGCATGTTCATGAGATTGAAAGTGGCCGAAGAGAAACCGGATGTTGATATCCATACAGAATTGATGAGTCTACTGTTTGGTGAACCAGAATTGCCGCGTgaggaaacaattttcacaGAAGAATG TTATGCCGGTCGACATAGACCCGCCTCCACACCACCGGAAAATGAAACCGTGATTTTCCCAATCGCATGGACACCGCTAAATTCTAGAAACAAGGCAATCGTTTACCGCACGATTTTCACGACGTACACAAATAAAACATATCCA TATGAAGACAAGGCTGCAAACGTACCCATAGTGGTATTCAAGTACGATTACACGCGAAAAAATGAGTTGGAGATAGTTCTACAAGAATTTGAAGACGAAGTAGTTAACTTTGGTATTTTTGAATCTGATAAACCGCCGGATGCAAAAATGATTGCTAGAAGTATCAGtgaattcgaagaaaatactAGAGAAAGAACCGG GTACGAGACTTTTGTGTGTGTGGTGAAGAAAGTAGGATGTGAAGCCTTTTTAGGGTTCGCCGGTATTGGACCGTATCATGTGAGTGAAAATCCGGAAAAGGGTTCGGAGGAATCGCAGTTATATTTTCCGGATGTTACTGGTTTAGAGGAAACACAGTCGGATGATGATGAAAAACCGGAGGAAGTGCCAGAGAATCctgaagaaaataatgagCCACAAACATGA